GGGAGCTCCGCCTCGATCGGCGGCGCGGAACGGGCCGCGGCCAGGAGCAGGTCGAGGTTCACCCCTCGCTCCACCGCCTCACGGATGCGCCCGATGCGCTCCAGGTCCGGGGACTCTCCGGCGGGGACCAGGCCAAGATGCCGCTCAGGCAGTGTCAGCGCGTCGTCGCGCCTCAGGGCCCCCAAAAGGGGGATCCCGACTCTCCGGAGCCCCTCGCGGATCGTCTCCAGGTGGGATTCGGAGCCCAAGCGGTTCAGGATCACGCCCCGAAGGTCGACCTCCCGGTCGTACTCCCGGAACCCCAGGGCCGCCGCCGCTGCACTCTCTCCCATGGAGCGCACGTCGATCACCAGGACGACGGGAAGCCTCAGGATCTTCGCTATTTGCGCACTGCTGCTGATTCCCCCCCGCCCCCCGTCGTAGAGCCCCATGACCCCCTCCGTCACGGCGATGTCGGCCCCGCGGGAGGTCCGGACGAAGAGGGCCGTCATGGCCCGCTCGTCGGTCAGCCAAGTGTCCAGATTGCAGACAGGACAGTTCCCCGCCAGCCGATGATGGCCGGGATCGATGTAGTCGGGGCCGATCTTGTACCCGCAAACACGAAGTCCCCGCCTGCGCAGGGCGGCCAGAAGCCCGCCGACGATCGTCGTCTTGCCCGAACCGCTCCGGGTTGCCGCGATGAGGATTCGGGGAACACAACTCAGGCCGTCATCCATATTCCAGTGTCCTTATTCTTTCGTCCTTATCCTTTCATCGGCCTCAGGAGACGGCCTTTTCGGAGTCCCCGTTCTTCCTCAGTATTTCCTCCCAGGTGATGAAGGAATGGTAAAAGACCTGGTCGTCGTCGTCGAGCCCGCGGGTTATCTCCGTGATGTGGCTGCGTTTGGCCTCGACCGTCTTCAGGACGTACTCCACCGCCTTGAAGGGCTTGCTGTTGGCCCCGCAGGTGTAGATGTCGAGCGCCATGTAATTGACCTCCGGCCAGGTGTGCACCGAGAGATGCGACTCGCTGATGACGACCACGCCGCTGACCCCGTTGGGCGGAAAACGGTTGAAGGAGACGGACCAGACCTGAGCGTTGGCCTGCTTCGCCGCCTCCACCAGGATATCCTGCAGCCTGACGACATCGGTGATGACCTCGCCGCAACCGGAAGCCTCCACGATGAAATGAACCCCCTTTGGCGACAACTCACCAGACCCCCTTATCGTTTACTTAAAAATTTGTTTATTGAAAATCCAACTGTTTATTCCCCCTGTGCGGAGGCTTTCCGCCGCCATACCCGCAATGTCCCTGGAGGAGCACAAAGCTCACTGGGATCGTAAGGCTCTCATTGGTCCGCCGCCCCCACGGGGATGGGACTGCGGTCCTGTTCGAAGTTGGCCTTTTCGGGCTTGCCGTCCAGAGTCCCGAGGCGCAGGACCTCGCCCTCGCCGTCGTCGAAGACGATCTCGGCCTCCATGCCCGTGGCCGCGACGATGGAGGTGAGGATCCGACGG
This genomic interval from uncultured Fretibacterium sp. contains the following:
- a CDS encoding cobyrinate a,c-diamide synthase, whose product is MDDGLSCVPRILIAATRSGSGKTTIVGGLLAALRRRGLRVCGYKIGPDYIDPGHHRLAGNCPVCNLDTWLTDERAMTALFVRTSRGADIAVTEGVMGLYDGGRGGISSSAQIAKILRLPVVLVIDVRSMGESAAAAALGFREYDREVDLRGVILNRLGSESHLETIREGLRRVGIPLLGALRRDDALTLPERHLGLVPAGESPDLERIGRIREAVERGVNLDLLLAAARSAPPIEAELPAAPPPFARGVRLAVARDEAFSFYYPESLSALEDRGAELTFFSPMRDKALPDAHGVILGGGFPEVFARELSANGPMRAAMARAAGLGMPFFAECGGFMYLTRSITDLRGETFEMAGLVPARCRMNDRLQTVGYVEARALRDTVLCPEGAVLRGHEFHFSVVEPDDGPFPFALDITRVRTGASRPGGYAKGNVLGSYLHLNFMGSPAAADHFLRRCLEFRNSRGLREGLGPTA
- the speD gene encoding adenosylmethionine decarboxylase, with the translated sequence MSPKGVHFIVEASGCGEVITDVVRLQDILVEAAKQANAQVWSVSFNRFPPNGVSGVVVISESHLSVHTWPEVNYMALDIYTCGANSKPFKAVEYVLKTVEAKRSHITEITRGLDDDDQVFYHSFITWEEILRKNGDSEKAVS